In a single window of the Coffea eugenioides isolate CCC68of chromosome 3, Ceug_1.0, whole genome shotgun sequence genome:
- the LOC113765249 gene encoding DAR GTPase 3, chloroplastic: MSTQLTGLWPNVPATKLSGGQSLPSRIYSPPSTICAAHPPPSSSSIQIVGGKALGWQTNGNSKPSTNLGRTEGENDWDDLETDLYHWTKALRPIQWFPGHISKTEKELKEQLKLMDVVIEVRDARIPMSTGHPQMDAWLGNRKRILVLNREDMISAADRNAWANYYARQGVKVIFSNGQLGMGTMKLGRLAKELAGGVNMKRRAKGLLPRPVRAGVVGYPNVGKSSLINRLLKRRMCPAAPRPGVTRELKWVRFGKDLKMLDSPGIIPMRISDQSAAIKLAICDDIGERSYDAADVAAILVQMLSRRPTVGMTALHGRYKIEADGSCGRVFVQKLANHLFNGDTHQAAFRILSDFRKGKFGWIALERPPK; encoded by the exons ATGAGTACCCAGCTCACTGGTCTCTGGCCCAACGTTCCGGCTACCAAGCTCAGCGGCGGACAGAGTCTTCCTAGCAGAATCTACTCACCGCCTTCCACCATATGCGCCGCTCATCCTCCTCCCTCTTCGTCTTCTATTCAG ATTGTTGGTGGAAAAGCTTTGGGATGGCAGACAAATGGGAATTCAAAACCGAGTACAAATTTAGGGAGAACTGAAGGAGAAAATGACTGGGATGATTTGGAAACTGATCTATATCACTGGACGAAGGCATTACGCCCTATTCAG TGGTTTCCTGGGCACATTTCAAAAACTGAAAAAGAACTCAAGGAGCAACTGAAACTGATGGATGTTGTTATAGAGGTTCGAGATGCAAGGATTCCAATGTCGACTGGCCATCCACAG ATGGATGCATGGCTTGGCAATCGGAAAAGAATCTTGGTTTTAAATCGAGAGGACATGATATCCGCTGCAGATAGGAATGCTTGGGCAAATTATTATGCTAGACAAGGTGTAAAAGTGATCTTTTCCAATGGGCAGCTGGGGATG GGTACCATGAAGCTAGGTAGGTTGGCAAAGGAATTAGCAGGTGGTGTGAACATGAAACGCAGAGCAAAAGGACTGCTCCCTCGTCCA GTTCGAGCTGGAGTAGTTGGATACCCTAATGTTGGTAAATCATCCTTAATAAATCGCTTGCTAAAGCGTCGAATGTGCCCAGCTGCTCCAAGACCTGGTGTTACTAGAGAACTGAA ATGGGTCCGGTTCGGAAAAGACTTAAAAATGCTTGATTCACCGGGTATAATTCCAATGAGGATCAGTGATCAGTCTGCAGCAATAAAACTTGCCATATGTGATGACATTGGAGAGAGATCTTACGATGCAGCTGATGTTGCAGCCATTCTTGTGCAAATGCTTTCAAGGCGACCAACTGTAG GTATGACAGCTCTGCATGGCCGCTACAAGATTGAGGCAGATGGTAGCTGTGGTAGAGT CTTTGTTCAGAAGCTTGCGAATCATTTATTCAACGGTGACACGCATCAAGCTGCATTCCGTATTCTGTCAGATTTTCGAAAGGGAAAGTTTGGCTGGATAGCTTTGGAGAGACCTCCAAAATAG